DNA sequence from the Alkalilimnicola ehrlichii MLHE-1 genome:
CGCACCGATAAAGTGGGCCTGCTCCAGGCCCGCCAGCCACTGGATCGCCTGCTCGGTGGCCGGGGTGAGGTCGTAGTGGGGTTCGTCGCTGTGCTGCGGGTAGTACTTGCGCAACCAACCGCGCTCATCGGCAGCCCAATATGCCAGGTACTCGTGAGCGCCCTGCTGGTAGGCCTCGTCACCCAACCGGGCGCGCAGGTGGTAGAGGTAGTCCTCCAGCGCATTCTCCAGCTCCGAGGCCGGCAGCGCCCGCACGTTGGGCACCACGAAACAGCGGTGCAGAAAGGCCACGACCATCGGCGCGTTACCGGCCTGCAACAGGCGCCACCCCGGATGGGTGCGCCGCAGGCTGTATAGGTGATCGTGATCCATGGGGCTCGGGGTCGGGAATGTCGGGGGATTGTAGCAAGGTGGCCGGGCCTCGGCCTATGACGGCGTGTGGATCGCCGCGTCGCTGCGCTCCTCGCGATGACGGAGGGGTGGGTGCCCCCCACCGTCACTGCGAGCGCGGATCCGCCCCCACCGTCACTGCGAGGAGCGAAGCGACGTGGCAGTCTACCCCTCTGGATCGCCACGGGCCTCCGACCCTCGCGATGACGGGGGGTGTTACCCCACCGTCACTGCGAGGAGGCGAAGCCGACGTGGCAGTCTACCCCTCTGGATCGCCACGGGCCTCCGGCCCTCGCGATGACGGGGGGTGTTGCCCCCACCGTCACTGCGAGGAGGCGAAGCCGACGTGGCAGTCTACCCCTCTGGATCGCCGCGGGCCTCCGGCCCTCGCGATGACCGGGGGGTGTTGCCCCCACCGTCACTGCGAGGAGGCGAAGCCGACGTGGCAGTCTACCCCTCTGGATCGCCACGGGCCTCCGGCCCTCGCGATGACGGGGGGTGTTGCCCCCACCGTCACTGCGAGGAGGCGAAGCCGACGTGGCAGTCTACCCCTCTGGATCGCCGCGGGCCTTCGGCCCTCGCGATGACGGGGGGTGTTGCCCCCACCGTCACTGCGAGGAGGCGAAGCCGACGTGGCAGTCTACCCCTCTGGATCGCCGCGGGCCTTCGGCCCTCGCGATGACGGGGGGTGTTGCCCCCACCGTCACTGCGAGGAGGCGAAGCCGACGTGGCAGTCTACCGCCCTGGATCGCCGCGGGCCTCCGGCCCTCGCGATGACCGGGGGGAAAGCCTCCGGCCCTCGCGATGACGGGGATAACCCGTCAACCTGAGGGGCGGCCGTTGGACAACGTAATTAGAGACTCATACCATATTGAGCATCCCTCCCGGCAACCTTTTGACAGCCACCGGGAATCCCGAGCCCCCAGAAGCCACCTTTCATGTTAAGCGACCAAGACCTGCTTGAACGCCTACGGAACGGGGAGTCCCGTCGGGTGGAGTTCAAACCCTCCACGGCGCAAAATACCGCGATCCGGAGGGCCATCTGTGCATTCGCCAACGATCTTGATGGGCAGGGCGAGATCGGCGTGATCTTCGTGGGGCTCAACGATGACGGGACCTGCAAAGGGATCGAACATCCAGACCGCGACCAGAAGAAGCTATCCGACTGGGCCTTGGGGGGCGACATCCTCCCCCTTCCTGACGTGGAAATCGGTTATCGCGAGCTGGACGGTTGCCCTGTCATAGTCGCCGAGATACGCCCCCACCAAGAACCCCCGGTACGCTACCAGGGCCAGGCGTGGGTCAGGGTTGGCACCACCAACCGCCGCGCTACTCCGGAACAGGAGAGACGTTTGGCGGAGCGACGGCGGGGCGGAGACCTTCCCTTCGACCATCGGCCGGCCCCCGGCGCCAGTCTTGATGACCTCGATCTGAGGTACTTCGAGCGCGAGTACCTGCCCAATGCCGTCGCACCGGAGGTCCTGGAAGAGAACAACCGTAGCATCGAAGATCAACTCAACGCCCTCAGGTTTCTCACCCAGGGCCAAGTCAACCACGGTGCTCTGCTCGTCCTGGGGCACGACCCGACCGCCTATATACCGGGGGCCTACGTGCAGTTCCTACGCATCGACGGAACCGAGCTGGGCGACCCCATCAAGGACGAAAAGAGACTGACCGGCAACCTGCCCGAGGTCATGGCGCAGCTGGACGAGTTGTTGGAGGTGCACATCCAGGTTGCTGTCGACATCGAGGCCGGATCACGGGAGCAGCGCCAGCCCGACTACCCCGTTGTTGCCTTGCAGCAACTCACCCGGAACGCCCTCATCCATCGCGCCTACGAAGGCAGCCACGCGCCGGTCCGCGTCTATTGGTTCAGAGACCGGGTGGAAATTCAGAACCCCGGCGGACTCTACGGCCAAGTCACCACCGACAACTTCGGTCAGGGTGTCACCGATTACCGCAACCCCCTGATAGCAGAAGCCATGCATATTCTCGGCTACGTACAGAGATTCGGGTTCGGCATCCCATTGGCACAGCGCCACCTGCGGGAAAACGGCAACCCCGACCCCGATTTTCAGTTCGCGCCAGAGTTCCTGGCCGTCACCGTGAGGGCAGTGACGTGATAACCATTGCCTTCTTCAACAACAAGGGTGGCGTCGGCAAGACTGCTTTGGTCTACCATTTGGCCTGGATGTTCGCCGATCAGGGCCGGTCCGTGCTCGCCGCGGACCTGGACCCCCAAGCCAACCTCTCCACCATGTTCCTGGACGAACAAAGCCTGGAAGGCTTCTGGCCGGAGGGGGACAGCACGCATACCGTACTCTCACCCATACGCCCACTGCTGGAAGGCGAAGGCGGCATCGAAAGCCCTCATGTTGAGCCCATCGAGGACCTAGGCCTGCTGGTCGGAGACCTGGCCCTGTCCGGCTTCGAGGACGAACTCTCCCAGCAATGGCCCCGCTGCCTGGACGGCGAGAAGCGGGCCTTTCGCATCATCGGCGCCTTTGCCGAAGTCATCCAACGTGCCGGCGCCAACCGGGAAGCCGACCTGGCGCTGGTGGATGTCGGCCCCAACCTGGGAGCCATCAATCGTGCCGCACTCATTGCCGCAGATTATGTGGTCGTGCCCCTGGGGCCGGACCTCTTTTCCCTGAAGGGACTGCAAAACCTGGGCCCCACCCTCCGACGGTGGCGTACGGACTGGCGCAAGCGGCTGCAGGAATTACCCACCAATGTACAAGCCCCATCGGGGCAAATGACGCCGATCGGTTACGTGGTCATGCAGCATTCCGTCCGACTTGACCGGCCGGTCAAGGCGTATGGCAAATGGATGGACCGGATCCCCAGCACTTACCACCGTTACGTCCTCGACAAACCGGACGCTGCCAACCTGCGTGTCGACGACGACAGCGAATGTCTGGCTGCATTGAAGGACTATCGGAGCCTGATGCCCATGGCTCAGGAAGCCCGCAAGCCCATGTTTCACCTCAAACCGGCGGACGGCGCCATCGGCTCCCACGTCCGTGCGGTACAAAACTGCTACAAAGATTTCCGGGACCTGGCAGCGGCTATCGACAGCCGCACGCAGTGACGGTGGGGGCACCCCCCGTCATCGTGATGAGTGCAGGCCCTCCCCCCGGCATCGCGAGGGCCGAAGGCCCGTGGCGATCCAAGGCGGTAGACTGCCACGTCGGCTTCGCCTCCTCGCAGTGACGGTGTGGGCAACACCCCCCGTCATCGCGAGGGCCGAAGGCCCGTGGCGATCCAAGGCGGTAGACTGCCGCGTCGGCTTCGCCTCCTCGCAGTGACGGTGTGGGCAACACCCCCCGTCATCGCGAGGGCCGAAGGCCCGTGGCGATCCAAGGCGGTAGACTGCCACGTCGGCTTCGCCTCCTCGCAGTGACGGTGGGGTAACACCCCCGTCATCGCGAGGGCCGAAGGCCCGCGGCGATCCAGGGCGGTAGACTGCCACGTCGGCTTCGCCTCCTCGCAGTGACGGTGGGGGCAACACCCCCCGTCATCGCGAGGGCCGAAGGCCCGCGGCGATCCAGGGCGGTAGACTGCCACGTCGGCTTCGCCTCCTCGCAGTGACGGTGGGGGCGGATCCGCGCTCGCAGTGACGGTGGGGGCCACCACCACCCCGTCCTCGCGATGACAGGGGTGTTGCCCCCTCCCCGTCCTCGCGAGGAGCGCCCCCTCCCCCCGTCATCGCGAGGAGCGCAGCGACGTGGCGATCCACACGTCAGCCAAAACACAACGGCATCGGCATCAACACATATCGTCGCGTTATGCGCCAAACACGATACTATTGATTTATGCCTCATAGCACATAAACTATCATCATGATCGATCTCGCCCGCACGCCGAAGCAGGTCGGCAACCTCATCCGTCGAAGCCGGAAGCAACAGGGCCTTACCCAACAAGCGCTTGGGGCGAAGGCCGGTTACCGGCAGGAGACCATCTCGCTCATCGAGAATGGCCATCCGGCCGCCAAGCTGGAAACCCTCCTGGCTATCCTCGCCGCGCTCGATCTCGAACTCCGGATCGCACCACGCTCCAAGGGAAGCGCCGCTGACATCGAGGACCTCTTCTGATGCCCCGGCGTCGGCGCCACCCTCCGCTACACGTCCTGCTGAACAACCGCCACGTCGGCCAGCTCCAAAAGGCGGTGGACGGTGCAATCAGTTTTACCTACGAGCAAAACTGGCTGGACTGGGACCACGCCCTACCCGTCTCGCTCTCCCTTCCCCTCCGCGAAGACCCCTACCGGGGTGCACCGGTGGCGGCAGTGTTCGACAACCTCCTGCCCGATGCCGAGCCGCTCCGCCGCCGCGTTGCCGAGCGCGTTGGCGCCGAGGGCACCGACGCCTACAGCCTGCTCTCAGCCATCGGCCATGATTGCGTCGGTGCCCTGCAATTCGTCGGCCCCGACGCCCCGGCCCCCGGCGACACCACCCAAATTTCCGGCCAGGTCATTGACGAGGACGACATCGGGAGGCTGCTCCGGGGGCTGGCCCAGGCCCCACTGGGGCTGGACCGCGACGAGGCATTCCGGATCTCCATTGCCGGGGTGCAGGAGAAGACCGCCCTGCTCCGGCATGAAGGCCGCTGGCTAAAACCCCACGGCACAACCCCGACCAGCCACATCCTCAAGCCTCAGATCGGCCAGTTGCCGAACGGCATCGACCTGTCCAACAGCGTCGAGAACGAATACTACTGCCTCAAACTGGCTGCCGCCTTCGGGTTGCCCGTCAACAGGGCCGAGATCCACACCTTTGGGCCCACCCAAGCACTCGTCGTCGAGCGCTTCGATCGCCACTGGACCCACGACGGCCGCCTGCTCAGACTCCCGCAGGAGGACTGCTGCCAGGCCCTATCCGTCCCGCCAACACGCAAGTACCAGACCGAGGGTGGCCCCGGTATCGTGCAACTTCTTGAACTGCTCAACGGCAGCGACACCCCGGCCAAAGACCAGGCGACCGTCTTCAAGGCACAGATCTTCTTCTGGCTGATCGGCGCTACCGACGGGCACGCAAAGAACTTCAGCCTGTTTCTGCGGCCACAGGGCGCGTTTCGCCTGACCCCGCTGTACGACATCCTGACCGTCCAGCCGAGCCTTGCCGGCCGGCAAATCGAACGCAAGCAGATGAAACTGGCCATGGCCGTGGGGCGCGGAAACCGCTACCGGATCCATGAAATCCAGGGCCGCCATTTCCTACAGACCGGCGCCGCCGCCCGCCTGCCGCGCACCTTGGCCACCAACGTCATCGAGGACATAGTGACCCGCGCGGACAACGCCATCACGCAGGTCGAAAGCGCCTTGCCCCCCGACTTCCCCCCGGCAATCCACGAAAGCGTGAAGGCGGCCATCGCCGGGCGCCTGGGGGTATTGCAGAGGGCGGGGTGAGTGAAGGCTTCCCCCCGTCATCGCGAGGGCCGGAGGCCCGTGGCGATCCAGAGCGGTAGACTGCCACGTCGGCTTCGCCTCCTCGCAGTGACGGTGGGGGCGATTTTCCGCTTCCGGCACAGTCAAGTTCTTCAAGAGAGGGCCGGAGGCTTTCCCCCCCGTCATCGCGAGGGCCGAAGGCCCGTGGCGATCCAGGGCGGTAGACTGCCGCGTCGGCTTCGCCTCCTCGCAGTGACGGTGGAGGTAGCCTGCCGCTTCCTGCACCGCCCAGTTGTTCAAGAGTCCCGTAGGGGCGTGGCAGTTCAGGGCGGCGGGTGGATCGCCGCGTCGCTGCGCTCCTCGCGATGACGGGGAGGGGCTGCGCTCCTCGCGATGACGGGGAGGTGCTGCGCTCCTCGCGATGGCGGGGAGGGGCTGCGGGCCTCGCAATGGCGGGGTGGTGGTGCTTTGGGCATCGCGGGGGCGGGGGCGTTTGCGGCGCGGAGGATGGTGCTATGATGCTCATAAGGTCGTGCATTTTTAGTATAAAATAGCTATATAGTGCACTTTTTCCGATCGCTCTACGGAGAACGAGCCCAATGAAAAAGAAGAACACCCTCACCACCCCCCTCATGCTTTCAGGACTGCTGGTCGGCTCTGCCTTCACCCTGAGCGGGTGCGTGAGCAGTTCCTCCAGCAGTGGGGACGACGCCACCGGCCCGCAGCATGACAGCCAAGGCGTGTTTGCCGCCGGGGCGCCGCTGAATAACGAGCAGGAGCTCGACGACGTCATCGCAGCGGCCAACCGGGCCGTCGGCGAGGACGGGGTTGAGCAATTCCTTGATGAGTTGGAAGGTGCAATCTTCGTCAAGAGCGTCGATGTGGCCGGTGCCTCGACCACCGATGACGCCGATCGCACCACGGCAGCCCGCGACCGGCTGCGCGAGCGTGCCGGCAGGTGGCGCCAGGAGGACGCACCGGACCGGGTCATCGCCGCCACCGTCCAGCAGGACGACTGCCCCAACGGCGGCCATATCGTCATCACCAGTGACAGCACCGAAAACGACCGTTACGAGCGCTGGGATACCACCGTGGCGTTCCACGGCTGCGCGGTGAACACGCCCTCCTGGGGTGACGTGGTGGTGAACGGGCAGCTCGACGAAACCTGGGAGGAGTCCTGGGGCGATGAAAACTTCGAGAACTACTCCGTCCACTTCGATATCACCGGCAGCGCCGCCGGGGGTGATCTGGTCCTCTCCGGCGAGGAACACTGGGGCATCCGCGCTCGGTCGGGCGACGTTTTCTTCAGCGAGCAGGTCCGCATCCCGCGGCTCGAGTTCCTGGCCGGCGAGCACTACATCGGGTTCCTGGACGTGGACCTGAACTACGTGGAGCGAGAGGTGGAGGAGCAGGGGACCACCCGGTACCCCTACGAAGACCACTGGAGCGGTCGCATCGGCACCTCCGGCATGCAGGGCCACATCGCGCTGGATACCCCGAAAACCGTCGCCGGGCCGAACTACGATGCCTGCCCCACAGAGGGCGAGTTGACCATCAGCGGCAATGGCACCGCCTCCGTGCTCTTCGGGATGGACACCGGCATCTCCAACGCAGAAGTCGCCCTGGTGATCAACAACGCGCTCAGCCAAACCTGGGATGACTGCGACGACTTCTTCGACGAGTTCGACCTGCTCGAAGGCATCTTCCACGGCGGCCTGTAAGCCCACCTCAGCACCCGGCCCCGGGGGGTTCCCCGGGGCCCGTGCCGACACCCTCACCGCATTCCAGCCTCAGTCCGGTACCGGTTCAACGGTCGCTATCGCCGCCGCGGCGGCCAGGCCAGGCTGAAGTCCCCGTCGTTAAAGGCCACCGGCAGGTCGGTCTCGTTCAGTCCGCCCACCGCCTGGTAGCGCTCGCGACGGACCACGAGACAGGCGGCGGTCACCGCCCAGTCCTAGCACCACGCCCCCGTGCTGCGGGCGCTGCACAAGGGGTGGCCGGGATGATCAGCGTATCCATCGTCAGCCACCGCCACGGCACCATGGTGGCCCGGCTGGTCGACGCCCTGCTGGCCCTGCCGGAGGTGGGTCAGGTGGTGCTCACCCTCAACCGCCCGGACTGGGTGGCGGGCCTGTTCATCCTGGTGCGGGCACCGGCCTACCAGGCGGTGGGCGGCTTCGACGAGGACTACTTCCTCCACTACGAAGACGTGGGCCTCTGCGCCCGCCTCTGGGCCGCCGGCCACCCGGTCGCCCTGGACTGCAACGTCAGCATCAGCCACGACGCCCAATACCGCAGCCACCGGGACCCCATCCACTTCCTCTGGCACGTCGGCAGCCTACTGCGCTACCTCCGCAAACACCAAGGCGGCGCCCGCCGCCCGCAGTAATCGCGGGGCACCACCTACCCCGTCATCGCGAGGGCCGAAGGCTTTCTCCCCGTCATCGCGAGGGCCGAAGGCTTTCTCCCCGTCATCGCGAGGGCCGAAGGCCCGTGGCGATCCAGAGGGGTAGACTGCCACGTCGCTTCGCTCCTCGCAGTGACGGTGGGGGCGGATCCGCGCTCGCAGTGACAGTGGGGGGCGGATCCGCGCTCGCAGTGACAGTGGGGGGCCACCAACGCCCCGTCATCGCGAGGAGCGAAGCGACGCGGCGATCCACACCCCGCCATGGACTGCCACGGCCCTACAGGGCACGCAGTGACGGTGGGCCCGACACATGCCGTACAATACAAGCGTGGATGCCATACTCCCTGGGAGGCCCGGGACAATGAAACAGGAAACGACCAAGATCACCATCCGTCTACCGCGACAAGACGTCGAGTTCGCCAAGGCCTACGCCAGGGCGCACGGCCTCAGCATGACTGAAGTCATTGATCGTTACCTGCGTCGCCTGCGGGCGCTAGAGCGCCACCAGCCCAGCCCCGAACTGGACGCGATCACCGGCCTGCTGCCAGCCGACCTGGACGCTGAACAGGCGTACCGAGACCACTTAGTCGAGAAACATCGCCCGTGATCATGCTGGACCTGAACGTTCTTCTGGACGTTCTGCAAAAAAGGGCGCCGCATTATCAGGCATCCGCCGCCGTCCTCGAGCATGTCATCCACGGTGAAGAACAAGGCGCACTCAGCGCGCACGCAGTCACTACGGTTCACTACCTGGTGAGCCGGTACGCGACTCGCGCCGCGGCGGACGGCGCCCTGGATTGGCTTCTCCGGCACTTTCACGTGTGTGCAGTGGGCCGTGACGAACTGGAACAGGCCCGGTCCCTTGGCTGGCCCGACTTCGAGGACGCGGTTCTGGCATGTGTCGCGCAGAGTGCCGGGTGCAGCTACATCGTGACGCGAAATATCAAGGACTTCGAACGATCACCGGTAACGGCGTTAACGCCGCAGGAGTGGCTACTTCGCTGAGCTGAGTCCGAACCCTCCGTCATCGCGAGGGCCTCCTCCCCCGTCATCGCGAGGGCCGAAGGCTTTCCCCCCGTCATCGCGAGGGCCGAAGGCTTTCTCCCCGTCATCGCGAGGGCCGAAGGCCCGTGGCGATCCAGAGGGGTAGACTGCCACGTCGCTTCGCTCCTCGCAGTGACAGGGGGCGCACCCCCCGTCATCGCGAGGGCCGAAGGCCCGTGGCGATCCAGGGCGGTAGACTGCCACGTCGGCTTCGCCTCCTTGCAGTGACGGGGTGGCCCCTCCCCCGTCATCGCGAGGAGCGCAGCGACGCGGCGATCCATACCCCGGCATGGACTGCCACGCCCCTTCGTAGGCTTGCACAGCCAGTGTAAGGAACAACGGCTACGTTGAGATCAGGCCAAGGAAGACATATCATAATGATAAGTCCCAAACCAAACGTAAGCGCCTTTGATGGTTTCCCACCTACGGCGACTGAAGACCGCGCCATCCAGGGTGGGCCACTGTATCCGCCGGACACCGTGGTGGCGCTGGCGAGGGAAGAAGCGCTCGCTTTCTGGAGCCGAGGGGCTATTCGAGACGCAGAGAAGTGGGGGCTTGATGTCCCGAGCGCGTGTCAATTAGTGGTAATGGCCGTCCGGCACGGCCACTACCTGGGCGCACAATGGTGCATCCAGGGGCCTCGCGGGCCATGGGCAGCCTGCGACGCCTACAAAGTCACGAATCACGAGTGGATCGAGCATGCCCATCGGCACATACCGGTCACGTATTACCTGAAATTTTGTATCGCGAAGACCGGAGCAATGCTGCTTTCGGTCTCCAACCACCCGGAGGGTACCTGACATGACCCGGGGCACTCGCAACGCACTACGGCCCTGCCCCGCCTGTGGCGAGGGTCGCCTGGAGCCCAGGCAAACGACTCAGCGGGCGGAACATGCCGGCCTCAGCGAGGCAATCCCATTGCACTACGCCGTGTGCGACACCTGCGGATCCGAACTCGCAGAAGCCCCCGAGGCGAAAGCCAACAAGCGCGCCATGACCGCATTTCGCAAGCGCGCCGATGGCCTGCTCACCGGGGCGCAGATGCGGCAGGCCCGCAAAGCGCTGGGGCTTACGCAGGCGCAGGCCGCAAAGCTGTTCGGCGGCGGCCAAGTAGCCTTCTCCCGCTATGAGAACGACGACATCACGCAAAGCGAGGCCATGGACAGCCTGGTCCGCGTTTGCCTGGCCCAACCAGCCAACCTGACATTGCTGGCTGACCAAAAGGGCGTCTCAGCAATATTCACAACGGACGACAACTGGGCCAACGCACTCGTGCGGCGCCACATCCTTGGCATCAAGAGCGCCCTGGAGCACCAGATCGCCCCGGACCGCGTTGCCGAGCCAAGCCCTCAAGACCCCTTGAAGCGACACGCCAAAGTCATTGACATTCAGCGTTGGAGAAAAGCCGCAGCATGAAAGCCAGCCCGCTGACCCTGCACGGGATCGAGTTCGTGCGCGTCCACGTAGAATCCGATCTCGAGGCGGAAACACGCCGTGCAGAGCAATTCCAGTTCGACGGCACCACTCTAAAGTGGGGGCTGGACCACGGTCGCGACGAGGATAACGGAACTTGGTGGGTGGCCGTTGGTTTCGGGACCCACCAAGAGGACGACGAACCACGGTGTCCCTACATTTTGGATGTCCAGGCCGTCGGCATCGTTTCTGTCTCGGACCAGCTCCCCGAGAAAGACCACGAAAAACTCGCTTTCGAATACGGCGCCGCCCTCGTCTACGGCGCCATTCGCGAGATGGTCACCAACATCACCGCCCGTAGCCTCGCCGGACCGCTAATGCTTCCCACGCCAAGCTTCATCGGCGCACTGGAAACAAGAAAGCAGCCGGGCAACTGAGAGACACCGCTTGCCTCCCCACCCCGTCATCGCGAGGGCCGAAGGCTTTCCCCCCGTCATCGCGAGGGCCGAAGGCTTTCCCCCCGTCATCGCGAGGGCCGGAGGCCCGTGGCGATCCAGAGGGGTAGACTGCCGCGTCGGCTTCGCCTCCTCGCAGTGACGGGGTGGCCCCTCCCCCCGTCATCGCGAGGGCCGGAGGCCCGTGGCGATCCAGGGCGGTAGACTGCCGCGTCGGCTTCGCCTCCTCGCAGTGACGGGGTGGCCCCTCCCCCCGTCATCGCGAGGGCCGGAGGCCCGTGGCGATCCAGGGCGGTAGACTGCCGCGTCGGCTTCGCCTCCTCGCAGTGACGGGGTGGCCCCTGCCCCGTCATCGCGAGGGCCGGAGGCCCGTGGCGATCCAGAGGGGTAGACTGCCGCGTCGGCTTC
Encoded proteins:
- a CDS encoding ATP-binding protein, which translates into the protein MEFKPSTAQNTAIRRAICAFANDLDGQGEIGVIFVGLNDDGTCKGIEHPDRDQKKLSDWALGGDILPLPDVEIGYRELDGCPVIVAEIRPHQEPPVRYQGQAWVRVGTTNRRATPEQERRLAERRRGGDLPFDHRPAPGASLDDLDLRYFEREYLPNAVAPEVLEENNRSIEDQLNALRFLTQGQVNHGALLVLGHDPTAYIPGAYVQFLRIDGTELGDPIKDEKRLTGNLPEVMAQLDELLEVHIQVAVDIEAGSREQRQPDYPVVALQQLTRNALIHRAYEGSHAPVRVYWFRDRVEIQNPGGLYGQVTTDNFGQGVTDYRNPLIAEAMHILGYVQRFGFGIPLAQRHLRENGNPDPDFQFAPEFLAVTVRAVT
- a CDS encoding type II toxin-antitoxin system HipA family toxin; translated protein: MPRRRRHPPLHVLLNNRHVGQLQKAVDGAISFTYEQNWLDWDHALPVSLSLPLREDPYRGAPVAAVFDNLLPDAEPLRRRVAERVGAEGTDAYSLLSAIGHDCVGALQFVGPDAPAPGDTTQISGQVIDEDDIGRLLRGLAQAPLGLDRDEAFRISIAGVQEKTALLRHEGRWLKPHGTTPTSHILKPQIGQLPNGIDLSNSVENEYYCLKLAAAFGLPVNRAEIHTFGPTQALVVERFDRHWTHDGRLLRLPQEDCCQALSVPPTRKYQTEGGPGIVQLLELLNGSDTPAKDQATVFKAQIFFWLIGATDGHAKNFSLFLRPQGAFRLTPLYDILTVQPSLAGRQIERKQMKLAMAVGRGNRYRIHEIQGRHFLQTGAAARLPRTLATNVIEDIVTRADNAITQVESALPPDFPPAIHESVKAAIAGRLGVLQRAG
- a CDS encoding DUF6364 family protein, with product MKQETTKITIRLPRQDVEFAKAYARAHGLSMTEVIDRYLRRLRALERHQPSPELDAITGLLPADLDAEQAYRDHLVEKHRP
- a CDS encoding protein-export chaperone SecB, translated to MKASPLTLHGIEFVRVHVESDLEAETRRAEQFQFDGTTLKWGLDHGRDEDNGTWWVAVGFGTHQEDDEPRCPYILDVQAVGIVSVSDQLPEKDHEKLAFEYGAALVYGAIREMVTNITARSLAGPLMLPTPSFIGALETRKQPGN
- a CDS encoding type II toxin-antitoxin system MqsA family antitoxin; the protein is MTRGTRNALRPCPACGEGRLEPRQTTQRAEHAGLSEAIPLHYAVCDTCGSELAEAPEAKANKRAMTAFRKRADGLLTGAQMRQARKALGLTQAQAAKLFGGGQVAFSRYENDDITQSEAMDSLVRVCLAQPANLTLLADQKGVSAIFTTDDNWANALVRRHILGIKSALEHQIAPDRVAEPSPQDPLKRHAKVIDIQRWRKAAA
- a CDS encoding glycosyltransferase family 2 protein, producing the protein MISVSIVSHRHGTMVARLVDALLALPEVGQVVLTLNRPDWVAGLFILVRAPAYQAVGGFDEDYFLHYEDVGLCARLWAAGHPVALDCNVSISHDAQYRSHRDPIHFLWHVGSLLRYLRKHQGGARRPQ
- a CDS encoding helix-turn-helix domain-containing protein, whose translation is MIDLARTPKQVGNLIRRSRKQQGLTQQALGAKAGYRQETISLIENGHPAAKLETLLAILAALDLELRIAPRSKGSAADIEDLF
- a CDS encoding PIN domain-containing protein, translating into MIMLDLNVLLDVLQKRAPHYQASAAVLEHVIHGEEQGALSAHAVTTVHYLVSRYATRAAADGALDWLLRHFHVCAVGRDELEQARSLGWPDFEDAVLACVAQSAGCSYIVTRNIKDFERSPVTALTPQEWLLR
- a CDS encoding ParA family protein encodes the protein MITIAFFNNKGGVGKTALVYHLAWMFADQGRSVLAADLDPQANLSTMFLDEQSLEGFWPEGDSTHTVLSPIRPLLEGEGGIESPHVEPIEDLGLLVGDLALSGFEDELSQQWPRCLDGEKRAFRIIGAFAEVIQRAGANREADLALVDVGPNLGAINRAALIAADYVVVPLGPDLFSLKGLQNLGPTLRRWRTDWRKRLQELPTNVQAPSGQMTPIGYVVMQHSVRLDRPVKAYGKWMDRIPSTYHRYVLDKPDAANLRVDDDSECLAALKDYRSLMPMAQEARKPMFHLKPADGAIGSHVRAVQNCYKDFRDLAAAIDSRTQ